A window from Pleuronectes platessa chromosome 6, fPlePla1.1, whole genome shotgun sequence encodes these proteins:
- the LOC128441958 gene encoding cryptochrome-1, with translation MSNSIHWFRKGLRLHDNPALQEAVGGAGTLRCVYFLDPWFAGSSNVGVNRWRFLLQCLEDLDSNLRKVNSRLFVIRGQPANVFPRLFKEWKISRLTFEYDSEPFGKERDAAIQKLAMEAGVEVNVKISHTLYDLDKIMELNGGQPPLTYKRFQTLISRLDPPEMPSETLSHALMAGCVTPVSDHHGDQYGVPSLEELGFDVEDLPPAVWPGGETEALTRIERHLERKAWVANFERPRMNTNSLLASPTGLSPYLRFGCLSCRLFYFKLTDLYRKVKKNSSPPLSLYGQLLWREFFYTTATNNPRFDKMEGNPICVRIPWDKNPEALAKWAEAKTGFPWIDAIMTQLRQEGWIHHLARHAVACFLTRGDLWISWEEGMKVFEELLLDADWSVNAGSWMWLSCSSFFQQFFHCYCPVGFGRRTDPNGDFIRRYLPVLRGFPAKFIYDPWNAPEAVQAAAKCVIGLHYPKPMVHHAEASRLNIERMKQIYQQLSRYRGLGLLASVPSATGGMMSFSPGEQPPGTNSNNTHLLGGSGSSVSSGNSSRSILLNFDSKEPKGQQQQQHGFLHSVPDASRSITSSRQGHEFAVPQPPVLLPPTRGSITGKRERESERDGAGEEEAGSCSVHKMQRKSAEGIPLHPLVWKAGQSAACCHRKVTV, from the exons atgtcaaactccATCCACTGGTTCCGCAAGGGCCTTCGCCTCCATGACAACCCGGCGCTGCAGGAGGCGGTGGGGGGGGCGGGCACGCTGCGCTGCGTCTACTTCCTGGACCCGTGGTTCGCCGGCTCCTCCAACGTGGGCGTCAAcaggtggag GTTCCTCCTCCAGTGTTTGGAAGATCTGGACTCCAACCTTCGAAAGGTCAACTCCCGCCTGTTTGTCATCCGGGGTCAACCGGCCAATGTGTTCCCTCGACTCTTCAAG GAGTGGAAGATCTCTCGTCTGACCTTCGAGTACGACTCGGAGCCTTTTGGGAAGGAGAGAGACGCTGCCATCCAGAAGTTGGCCATGGAGGCGGGGGTGGAGGTCAACGTGAAGATATCACACACCCTCTACGACCTGGACAA GATCATGGAGCTGAACGGCGGGCAGCCTCCTCTCACCTACAAGCGGTTCCAGACCCTGATCAGTCGTCTGGATCCTCCTGAGATGCCTTCAGAGACGCTGTCCCACGCGCTGATGGCCGGCTGCGTCACCCCGGTCTCCGACCACCACGGAGACCAGTACGGGGTCCCGTCACTGGAGGAGCTCG GTTTCGACGTGGAGGACCTGCCGCCGGCTGTGTGGCCCGGAGGAGAGACCGAGGCCCTGACCCGGATCGAGCGCCACCTGGAGAGGAAA GCGTGGGTGGCGAACTTCGAGCGCCCCAGGATGAACACCAACTCGCTGCTGGCCAGCCCCACGGGCCTCAGCCCCTACCTGCGCTTCGGCTGCCTCTCCTGTCGCCTCTTCTACTTCAAGCTCACCGACCTCTACCGCAAG GTGAAGAAGAACAGTTCCCCCCCGCTCTCCCTGTACGGTCAGTTGCTGTGGCGTGAGTTCTTCTACACCACGGCCACCAACAACCCCCGCTTCGACAAGATGGAGGGAAACCCCATCTGCGTCCGCATCCCCTGGGACAAGAACCCGGAGGCTCTCGCCAAGTGGGCCGAGGCCAAGACGGGTTTCCCCTGGATCGACGCCATCATGACCCAGCTGAGGCAGGAGGGCTGGATCCACCACCTGGCCCGGCACGCGGTGGCCTGCTTCCTGACCCGGGGAGACCTGTGGATCAGCTGGGAGGAGGGGATGAAG GTCTTTGAGGAGCTGCTCCTGGATGCGGACTGGAGCGTGAACGCAGGCAGCTGGATGTggctctcctgcagctccttcttcCAGCAGTTCTTCCACTGCTACTGCCCCGTGGGCTTCGGCCGGCGCACCGACCCCAACGGGGACTTCATCAG GCGTTACCTCCCTGTCCTGCGAGGTTTCCCTGCTAAGTTCATCTACGACCCGTGGAACGCTCCGGAGGCTGTGCAGGCGGCCGCCAAGTGCGTCATCGGCCTCCATTACCCGAAGCCCATGGTGCATCACGCCGAGGCCAGCAGACTCAACATCGAGAGGATGAAGCAGATCTACCAACAACTCAGCAGATACAGGGGACTGG GTCTCCTGGCCTCCGTGCCGTCGGCCACCGGGGGGATGATGAGCTTCTCTCCTGGAGAGCAGCCGCCAGGGaccaacagcaacaacacacatt TGCTTGGAGGCTCAGGGAGCTCTGTGTCTTCAGgtaacagcagcagaagcatCCTCCTCAACTTTGACAGTAAAGAGCCGaaggggcagcagcagcagcaacatg GATTCCTCCACTCGGTGCCGGACGCCAGCCGGAGCATCACCAGCAGCCGACAGGGCCACGAGTTCGCTGTGCCTCAGCCCCCAG tacTCCTCCCACCCACCAGAGGCAGCATCACAGGGAAACGGGAGCGGGAGTCGGAACGTGACGGGGCGGGAGAGGAAGAGGCGGGGTCCTGCTCCGTGCACAAGATGCAGAGGAAGAGTGCAGAG GGAATTCCTCTTCACCCACTCGTATGGAAAGCAGGACAGAGCGCTGCTTGCTGTCACAGGAAAGTCACGGTGTGA
- the atp6ap1a gene encoding ATPase H+ transporting accessory protein 1a — MASCRTPEPRSSSSGLPAALVVFLGLLSALSPGSCDEQVPLILWTSEGVSSPRLPPPTGGHIVGQQQLASYLENALNEGPRNVVLFLQDKMSVEDFTMYGGAFGNKQDSVFPNLEGALMSSSSPLVLPAVSWLASNAVIGQLQDQLETSPLYMDPETLSQLRLNASSPALLVFRLPYGVGADLMSAKEILSGNDEVIGQVLSIMKTQLVPYTAIYTALRPSREAASLSVEAGVGGGRSLLQARGGHRERERERERQRKIKEKTEIYGPVEFKEGEDTCILLWAKGLSVSILRSGRWEDHDLTPSTFGEGVSPKLHGSSCDKSRAKLVLSYENVLGHSSFKLIFAMSQRLYKVSARRWFTLDAVELEYDGTRARFNGSRSVYAPAEYSFRCESVTSFRWPLLVPHSSKDPANQWRVSFEDLQIQGFNVSGGEFSYASDCAGFFSAGIWMGLMTSLLMVLVLTYGLHMIMQLHTMDRFDDPKGPAISVPQTE; from the exons ATGGCGTCGTGTCGGACTCCGGAgccccgcagcagcagcagcggcctcCCCGCGGCTCTGGTCgtgtttctgggcttgttgaGCGCACTGAGCCCGGGGAGCTGTGACGAGCAGGTGCCGCTGATCCTGTGGACGAGTGAAGG GGTCTCTTCTCCtcgtctgcccccccccaccgggGGACACATCGtggggcagcagcagctcgccAGCTACCTGGAGAACGCTCTGAACGAGGGGCCGAGAAATGTGGTGCTGTTCCTACAGGACAAG ATGAGCGTAGAGGACTTCACCATGTATGGAGGAGCGTTCGGGAACAAGCAGGACAGTGTCTTTCCCAACCTCGAG gGGGCTCTGATGTCCTCGTCCTCCCCGCTGGTGCTACCTGCCGTGTCCTGGCTGGCCTCTAATGCAGTGATTGGTCAGCTCCAGGACCAATTAGAAACCTCCCCTCTGTACATGGACCCTGAGACCCTGAGTCAGCTGAGACTGAACGCCTCCTCGCCGGCCCTGCTGGTGTTCAGGCTGCCCTACGGCGTCGG GGCTGATCTGATGTCTGCTAAAGAAATTCTCAGTGGAAACG ACGAGGTGATTGGTCAGGTGTTGAGCATCATGAAGACCCAGTTGGTTCCATACACGGCCATTTACACGGCCCTGCGACCTTCACGG GAGGCAGCGTCCCTCTCCGTGGAGGCCGGTGTGGGGGGAGGCCGCTCGCTGCTGCAGGCcagaggaggacacagggagagggagagagagagagagaggcagcggaAGATCAAGGAGAAGACGGAGATCTATGGTCCAGTGGAGTTTAAG GAGGGGGAGGACACCTGTATCCTCCTGTGGGCTAAAGGCCTCTCGGTGAGCATCCTGCGGAGCGGCCGCTGGGAGGATCACGACCTGACCCCGTCCACCTTCGGAGAGGGAGTCAGCCCAAAGCTCCACGGCTCCAGCTGCGACAAATCCAGAGCAAA GTTGGTTCTTAGTTATGAGAACGTCCTCGGCCACAGCAGCTTCAAACTGAT cttcgCTATGAGCCAGCGTCTGTACAAGGTGTCTGCTCGCCGCTGGTTCACGCTGGACGCCGTGGAGCTGGAGTACGATGGAACCAGAGCCAGGTTCAACGGCAGCCGGAGCGTCTACGCCCCGGCTGAGTACTCGTTCCGCTGCGAGTCCGTCACCAGCTTCCGGTGGCCGCTGCTCGTCCCGCACTCGTCCAAAGATCCAGCCAATCAGTGGAGGGTCTCTTTTGAGGATCTCCAG ATTCAAGGCTTCAACGTGTCGGGCGGTGAGTTCTCGTACGCCAGCGACTGCGCCGGCTTCTTCTCTGCTGGTATCTGGATGGGCCTGATGACCAGTCTGCTCATGGTCCTGGTCCTCACCTACGGGCTGCACATGATCATGCAGCTCCACACGATGGACCGCTTCGATGACCCCAAGGGCCCGGCCATCTCCGTCCCCCAGACAGAGTGA
- the tmem81 gene encoding LOW QUALITY PROTEIN: transmembrane protein 81 (The sequence of the model RefSeq protein was modified relative to this genomic sequence to represent the inferred CDS: substituted 1 base at 1 genomic stop codon), protein MENLDHELMQLDSITETCWCGSSRKRTLESGSAERRLCKLSVRSQGAGEPLLLRVRVTLLTWSCLPELGLCPAQRQTQFPAVCRGAVLLHPVGSADVEDAEEEQVEVVTDSSPCSATCGLGFKTQTLCLLRANQRATEEEPGSEDGTEVSEVCRVHQVTCQESWQCGLRTLTVTSGQRLEVDCLGDVMKAMGSVSWRVSWRFARGIISSDDSLFARWKPRQLHRLILDPVREEDAGTYLCDVQDGSFRRVKRAYWGVRVLPAGILDLDNXGAEAQ, encoded by the exons ATGGAGAACCTGGATCATGAGCTGATGCAGCTGGACTCCATCACTGAGACCTGCTGGTGTGGGAGCA GTAGGAAGCGAACATTAGAATCTGGGTCAGCGGAGCGGCGCTTATGTAAGCTCTCTGTCCGGAGCCAAGGAGCCGGGGAGCCGCTGCTCCTCCGGGTCCGAGTGACGCTTCTCACCTGGAGCTGCCTCCCGGAGCTGGGTCTATGTCCGGCCCAGAGACAGACGCAGTTCCCGGCTGTGTGCAGAGGAGCAG tcctcctccatcctgtgGGCTCAGCTGACGTGGAggatgcagaggaggagcaggtggaggtcgTCACCGACAGCTCCccctgcagcgccacctgtggccTGGGGTTCAAAACCCAAACCCTGTGTTTGCTGAGAGCCAACCAGAGAGCGACGGAGGAGGAGCCAGGAAGTGAAGACGGGACGGAG GTGTCGGAGGTGTGTCGAGTGCACCAGGTGACGTGTCAGGAGTCGTGGCAGTGTGGCCTCCGGACGCTCACTGTGACCTCAGGACAGAGGCTGGAGGTCGACTGCCTGGGAGACGTGATGAAGGCCATGGGGTCGGTGTCAtggag GGTGTCGTGGCGTTTCGCTCGAGGAATCATCTCCTCTGACGACTCTCTGTTTGCTCGCTGGAAACCTCGTCAGCTGCACCGGCTGATTCTGGACCCGGTCCGAGAGGAGGACGCAG GAACTTACCTGTGTGACGTGCAGGACGGCAGCTTCCGCAGAGTGAAGAGGGCTTACTGGGGCGTCCGGGTTCTGCCTGCTGGGATCCTGGATCTGGATAACTGAGGAGCTGAGGCCCAGTGA